The Lineus longissimus chromosome 2, tnLinLong1.2, whole genome shotgun sequence genome window below encodes:
- the LOC135502989 gene encoding protein fem-1 homolog C-like, with amino-acid sequence MDFKSVVYNAARDGKIQRLKIYLDHRSPEERHKLVHVKTLGATPLIMACRNGHSDVVEYLVTVCKVDLEQVGSVTFDGETIEGAPPLWCAAAAGHLEIGKCLVKHGAKVNNTTFTNSTPLRAACFDGHFEVVKYLVENKADIEIANRHGHTCLMISCYKGHYKIVKFLLELKANVDRKSVKGNTALHDCAESGSLEILELLLSYKAKMAKDSYGMTPLLAASVTGHTNVVEYLISRTQCCREEKVDALELLGATYVDKKRDMLGALQYWRRAMDERYADKSNIIRKPALESSIAAYEGAKEFQTHSELLEVISDPDNMRMQALLVRERILGPAHPDTSYYIRYRGAVYADMGNFERCITLWMYALEMQQKNLEPLNPMTQSSFLSFAELFSFMMTSSSRQRPTMPISFLDMMVVLNKATDELKKGIQALAKSPPKTEKDSTHFNRLLVILMHLLALMCRSSAQTGPDDVPKARMSTEDEMEFKKRIYQLVHLNPCGSKGHSLLHLACSADTSSVGRYPVCPFPCLEVAELLIEVGANVNASDIENNSPLHVAALNKPCKVDIMKLLLDKGAHLDACNLDHKTPMQLMRNTTIYDVVSPLKYINLQCMAASAIIKHAIPYKGHVPKKLETFVQLH; translated from the exons ATGGATTTCAAAAGCGTTGTTTACAACGCTGCCCGTGACGGGAAAATACAACGTCTTAAAATTTATTTGGATCATCGTTCTCCAGAAGAAAGACACAAACTTGTTCACGTAAAGACGCTAGGGGCCACCCCTTTGATTATGGCGTGCAGAAACGGCCATTCAGATGTTGTTGAATACTTAGTGACTGTTTGTAAAGTAGATCTAGAGCAAGTCGGCTCTGTGACTTTTGATGGAGAGACCATAGAAGGGGCCCCTCCTCTCTGGTGTGCTGCAGCGGCTGGACATCTTGAAATTGGGAAATGCCTCGTCAAACACGGTGCCAAAGTCAATAACACCACCTTCACAAACTCGACGCCACTTCGAGCTGCTTGTTTTGATGGACATTTCGAAGTTGTCAAGTATCTGGTTGAAAACAAGGCTGACATTGAAATCGCCAACCGACACGGCCACACCTGCTTGATGATTTCATGCTACAAAGGACACTACAAAATTGTTAAGTTTCTCTTGGAACTGAAGGCAAATGTCGACAGAAAAAGCGTTAAAG gcAACACGGCACTTCATGACTGTGCTGAGTCCGGAAGCCTTGAGATCCTGGAACTTCTTCTATCGTACAAGGCGAAGATGGCCAAGGACTCCTATGGTATGACGCCCCTGTTAGCAGCGAGCGTGACAGGACACACCAATGTAGTTGAATACTTGATATCCAGGACTCAATGTTGCCGTGAAGAAAAGGTGGATGCGCTTGAGTTGTTAGGAGCAACTTATGTCGACAAGAAACGTGATATGTTGGGAGCTCTCCAGTACTGGAGGAGAGCAATGGATGAACGCTATGCTGATAAGTCGAACATTATCAGAAAGCCAGCACTAGAGTCTTCCATTGCTGCATATGAAGGAGCAAAGGAATTCCAAACGCACTCTGAGCTGCTGGAGGTGATATCTGATCCAGACAACATGAGAATGCAGGCTCTGCTTGTTCGTGAGAGAATCCTTGGACCTGCTCATCCTGACACGTCATACTACATCAGGTACCGAGGAGCCGTCTATGCAGATATGGGGAACTTTGAAAGATGCATAACATTGTGGATGTACGCCCTGGAAATGCAGCAGAAAAACCTAGAACCTCTCAATCCGATGACGCAGAGTAGCTTTCTGTCCTTTGCTGAGCTCTTCTCCTTCATGATGACTAGTTCCAGCCGTCAGCGACCAACAATGCCAATATCATTTCTTGATATGATGGTTGTCCTGAATAAAGCTACAGACGAGCTGAAGAAGGGCATCCAGGCACTTGCCAAGTCTCCTCCGAAGACTGAGAAAGATTCAACCCATTTCAACCGACTCTTAGTCATTTTGATGCACCTTCTTGCGCTGATGTGTCGGTCTTCTGCTCAGACTGGCCCTGATGATGTGCCCAAGGCAAGAATGTCCACTGAGGATGAAATGGAATTCAAGAAAAGGATTTACCAGCTTGTACATTTGAATCCATGTGGTAGCAAAGGCCATTCTCTTCTTCACCTTGCTTGCTCTGCAGACACCTCCTCTGTTGGTCGCTACCCTGTCTGTCCATTTCCTTGCTTGGAGGTAGCTGAGCTTCTGATTGAAGTTGGGGCAAATGTGAATGCCAGTGATATTGAGAACAATAGCCCACTTCATGTAGCAGCTCTAAACAAGCCATGCAAAGTTGATATAATGAAGTTGTTGCTGGACAAAGGTGCTCATTTAGATGCTTGTAACTTGGACCATAAAACTCCTATGCAATTGATGAGAAATACAACAATATACGATGTGGTGTCGCCTCTCAAGTACATTAACCTGCAGTGCATGGCTGCGTCTGCAATCATCAAGCATGCTATTCCTTACAAAGGGCACGTCCCGAAGAAGTTAGAAACCTTTGTTCAGCTGCACTGA
- the LOC135483562 gene encoding uncharacterized protein LOC135483562 isoform X2, whose protein sequence is MDDLFRSFFGLSRRGNNERDYFGDIFHGTPHFGQSDSNDIDDDECCQGDIGEEGEMIFGSVPGMPDVNTQFDFSQADDMFRHFEEMFKTFGMVELPSSRHFAGPDGNSNLRDRMLKDGVEDAPDNKVDTLPSDKRTDTFEAPSIFGNIWKTPRWDRIRPDDKIDKDLDGELGKDDFDRIASESKKSEPSSSVVMPSGTTWGFSKSVSVRSTRRGDGTVEHVKTVRNSDGSEEKTVTREIDNKSYSVVTKRNKDGEKEKMETFRNIDEKSLEDFNKKWTESGQRSISHNELVLSDHQDNESKSMFSKFFGSLPGFRSS, encoded by the exons ATGGATGATTTATTTAGATCGTTCTTCGGGCTTTCCAGGCGTGGAAACAATGAAAG GGATTACTTTGGAGATATCTTCCATGGGACACCACACTTTGGACAATCAGATtccaatgacattgatgatgatgagtgtTGCCAAGGTGATATTGGAGAAGAGGGTGAAATGATATTTGGAAGTGTACCAGGCATGCCAGATGTCAATACACAATTTGACTTCAGCCAGGCTGATGATATGTTCCGACATTTTGAGGAGATGTTCAAGACATTTGGGATGGTGGAGTTGCCTTCCTCAAGGCATTTTG CTGGACCTGACGGAAACAGTAACCTTCGGGACAGAATGCTTAAAGATGGGGTTGAAGATGCCCCGGACAATAAAGTGGACACTCTGCCATCAGACAAGAGGACTGATACATTTGAAGCCCCTTCTATA TTTGGCAACATATGGAAAACACCAAGATGGGACAGAATTCGACCTGATGACAAAATTGACAAAG ATCTAGATGGTGAACTTGGTAAGGATGACTTCGACCGAATTGCTTCAGAATCAAAGAAATCTGAACCGAGCTCTTCAGTTGTCATGCCATCAGGAACGACGTGGGGATTCTCAAAGAGTGTGTCAGTGAGATCAACCAGGAGAGGTGATGGG ACTGTAGAACATGTGAAAACAGTGAGGAACAGTGATGGCAGTGAAGAAAAAACTGTCACCCGAGAAATCGACAACAAGAGTTATTCTGTTGTTACCAAGAGGAATAAAGATGGCGAAAAAGAGAAGATGGAAACATTTCGCAACATTGATGAAA AGTCATTGGAAGATTTCAACAAGAAGTGGACCGAATCGGGGCAGAGATCCATATCTCACAACGAGTTAGTGTTGTCAGATCACCAAGATAACGAATCAAAATCCATGTTCTCTAAATTCTTTGGCTCACTACCGGGATTTAGGAGTTCCTGA
- the LOC135483562 gene encoding uncharacterized protein LOC135483562 isoform X1 encodes MDDLFRSFFGLSRRGNNERDYFGDIFHGTPHFGQSDSNDIDDDECCQGDIGEEGEMIFGSVPGMPDVNTQFDFSQADDMFRHFEEMFKTFGMVELPSSRHFEAGPDGNSNLRDRMLKDGVEDAPDNKVDTLPSDKRTDTFEAPSIFGNIWKTPRWDRIRPDDKIDKDLDGELGKDDFDRIASESKKSEPSSSVVMPSGTTWGFSKSVSVRSTRRGDGTVEHVKTVRNSDGSEEKTVTREIDNKSYSVVTKRNKDGEKEKMETFRNIDEKSLEDFNKKWTESGQRSISHNELVLSDHQDNESKSMFSKFFGSLPGFRSS; translated from the exons ATGGATGATTTATTTAGATCGTTCTTCGGGCTTTCCAGGCGTGGAAACAATGAAAG GGATTACTTTGGAGATATCTTCCATGGGACACCACACTTTGGACAATCAGATtccaatgacattgatgatgatgagtgtTGCCAAGGTGATATTGGAGAAGAGGGTGAAATGATATTTGGAAGTGTACCAGGCATGCCAGATGTCAATACACAATTTGACTTCAGCCAGGCTGATGATATGTTCCGACATTTTGAGGAGATGTTCAAGACATTTGGGATGGTGGAGTTGCCTTCCTCAAGGCATTTTG AAGCTGGACCTGACGGAAACAGTAACCTTCGGGACAGAATGCTTAAAGATGGGGTTGAAGATGCCCCGGACAATAAAGTGGACACTCTGCCATCAGACAAGAGGACTGATACATTTGAAGCCCCTTCTATA TTTGGCAACATATGGAAAACACCAAGATGGGACAGAATTCGACCTGATGACAAAATTGACAAAG ATCTAGATGGTGAACTTGGTAAGGATGACTTCGACCGAATTGCTTCAGAATCAAAGAAATCTGAACCGAGCTCTTCAGTTGTCATGCCATCAGGAACGACGTGGGGATTCTCAAAGAGTGTGTCAGTGAGATCAACCAGGAGAGGTGATGGG ACTGTAGAACATGTGAAAACAGTGAGGAACAGTGATGGCAGTGAAGAAAAAACTGTCACCCGAGAAATCGACAACAAGAGTTATTCTGTTGTTACCAAGAGGAATAAAGATGGCGAAAAAGAGAAGATGGAAACATTTCGCAACATTGATGAAA AGTCATTGGAAGATTTCAACAAGAAGTGGACCGAATCGGGGCAGAGATCCATATCTCACAACGAGTTAGTGTTGTCAGATCACCAAGATAACGAATCAAAATCCATGTTCTCTAAATTCTTTGGCTCACTACCGGGATTTAGGAGTTCCTGA